The Prochlorococcus marinus XMU1408 region CTCAGAATCTATTAGAAAATCAATATGATCTTCAAAACCTAGTTTATTAATAATATTAGAACTTTGAGTTACTTCTATTTGACTTTTGATTGGCCTACCAAGAATATGTTTATATCTTAGCTTGATAGATTGATATTGGCTAATACGATCAAAGTAGAATTTTCTATAAATATTTGATTTACAAACTTCTCTTGTAAATTCTTTTACTGTAATATCACCATTTCGAAGTTTCCTTTCTATATCAATTGGACGCTCCGATTGCATTAATGATAGGTTACCAAAGATGTTTTTATATAATGCATTTATTGCTACAAGTAAAGCATCATCATCATTAGGTGCAAATCCTTTGATTTGTAGCATATTTATTTTAGTACTTTCTTTATTTAGTAATTTATAGTTATAACTTTCAATTTTATCTCTTCTGAAACTGCTTATAACTTTGTTATTGAATAAATTTTCGAATTGTTTAGGCTTTGTTTTAGATGTGGTTGTGAATTTGTCTTTTTCTCCTGGCATTGATGCCCCTCTAATATGTAAATTATAGGTTATTTTACTGCTTCCTGATATTCTACTTTTATTATATTTAACTGGATTATTATTGATAGTTTCCCCTCCTAGCTTGAGTGCTTTGAATGGAATAGTTAGCATATCAAAATCTAGTAATATCTAATTTTATCAATATAAACAGTCTAATTATAAATTTTGTTCGATTAATTATCTTTATGATTTAATTTCTTAATGCTAGTTTTTATTGCCTTGCTTTCCTCCTTGATTTAAAGAGGTCTTATTTTTATTGAATCCAGCTATGGTAGCAAGACCAAACATTCCAAGCAAAGCTGCCCCGAGCATTAGACCAGCACCTTGACTTACTCCTGCTCCTACAGCAACAATTATTGAGTCACTAATTAATAAACTTATTATCAAAGCAGGGGTGAAGAGTCTCCATCGTGTTCCCCCTATCCCCAGTGCATAGCTTAAAAAATCAAAAAGTCCAGTCATTAGAAGTCCAGTCATTAGAAAGAAATTGCCCTCTAATTGATTTTGATTAAAGCCCTCAATTTTTTGCATAGCTTTTTCTCCAACTAGCTTCCTAACAGGTGCTCGCCCGAAATTTCTAGCTATGAAAAATGCTAACTGACAAAAAATCAGGTCAGACATAAATATAGTTAGATAGCCTGTTTTAAAACCAAGCAATGATCCAGCTAAAAGTGAATAAACAGAACTAGGTAGTGCTGGTAGGATTACGCTTATGCCTCTTAGTAAAAGGATCCCAAGAGGAGCCCAAATGCCCATCTCTTTAACAGCACTTCTTAATGGTTCAATTCCATAAGTCTGAATTAAGAAGACTAGTAAAATGAAGGCACCTGTTATTAATGCAATAAGTAGGAACTTTCGTAATTTTTCTTTTCTCAAAGTGAACTCCTTGCTAACGATGATCAGCTCTTAAAAGATTTCTATTTATTATCCTATTTTAAACGTTCTTTATTTAATTAATCTATAAAGAGTTACGAGATATATAACTCATCAATTTCATGTTTTTTTGCAAGATACTAAAATAAATTTTTAATGCTTGAATCTAATGGCCGCATCTCCTTTAAAGAATTTGATTACTGGAGGTGCTGGATTTTTGGGGTCTCATTTGGTTGATCGGCTAATGAGATCTGGAGAAAAAGTTATATGCTTGGATAATTTTTTTACTGGGAGTGAAGAAAATATTAAACATTGGATTGGTCATCCATATTTTGAGCTCATACCTCATGATGTTACAGATCCAATTAAACTTGATGTTGATAGGATTTGGCATTTAGCTTGTCCAGCTTCCCCAATTCATTATCAATTTAACCCTATTAAAACAGCTAAAACTAGTTTTCTCGGAACCTATAATATGCTTGGATTGGCAAGAAGAGTTGGAGCTCGAATTTTATTCGCAAGTACTAGTGAAGTTTATGGAAACCCTGAAATACATCCTCAATCTGAAGAATATAGTGGAAATGTAAATCCCATAGGAATTCGTAGTTGCTACGATGAGGGTAAACGTGTTGCAGAATCATTATGTTATGACTATATGAGAATGCATAAAATAGAAATAAGAATTGCTAGAATATTTAATACATATGGTCCTAGAATGTTATTAAATGATGGAAGACTTATTAGTAACTTATTAATTCAATCAATAAATGGAGAGGATTTGACTATATATGGTAATGGATATCAAACCCGAAGTTTCTGTTTTATTGATGATTTGATTGATAGTTTAATTTTATTTATGGATTCTTCAAATACAGGACCTATGAATTTAGGCAATCCAGAAGAATTATCTATACTTGAAATAGCAAACTTGATAAAAAGTATGTCAGATAAGAAAGTAAATATCAAATTTTTAAAAGAATTAGAAGATGATCCTTTCAGAAGAAAACCTGAAATTAGTCTTGCAAATAAAGAATTGGGATGGCGACCTAGAATAATGTTTAATGAAGGATTAAAAATTACAAGAGAGTATTTTCAAAAGAAATTAACTTCTGGAAAATAAACAATTAATTATTTATATAGCTTA contains the following coding sequences:
- a CDS encoding phycobilisome rod-core linker polypeptide; translation: MLTIPFKALKLGGETINNNPVKYNKSRISGSSKITYNLHIRGASMPGEKDKFTTTSKTKPKQFENLFNNKVISSFRRDKIESYNYKLLNKESTKINMLQIKGFAPNDDDALLVAINALYKNIFGNLSLMQSERPIDIERKLRNGDITVKEFTREVCKSNIYRKFYFDRISQYQSIKLRYKHILGRPIKSQIEVTQSSNIINKLGFEDHIDFLIDSEEYNNFFGEDIVPYMRSWNSPIGFKAKIFLETSSMTKAFATSDICKIL
- a CDS encoding UDP-glucuronic acid decarboxylase family protein is translated as MAASPLKNLITGGAGFLGSHLVDRLMRSGEKVICLDNFFTGSEENIKHWIGHPYFELIPHDVTDPIKLDVDRIWHLACPASPIHYQFNPIKTAKTSFLGTYNMLGLARRVGARILFASTSEVYGNPEIHPQSEEYSGNVNPIGIRSCYDEGKRVAESLCYDYMRMHKIEIRIARIFNTYGPRMLLNDGRLISNLLIQSINGEDLTIYGNGYQTRSFCFIDDLIDSLILFMDSSNTGPMNLGNPEELSILEIANLIKSMSDKKVNIKFLKELEDDPFRRKPEISLANKELGWRPRIMFNEGLKITREYFQKKLTSGK
- a CDS encoding TVP38/TMEM64 family protein, coding for MRKEKLRKFLLIALITGAFILLVFLIQTYGIEPLRSAVKEMGIWAPLGILLLRGISVILPALPSSVYSLLAGSLLGFKTGYLTIFMSDLIFCQLAFFIARNFGRAPVRKLVGEKAMQKIEGFNQNQLEGNFFLMTGLLMTGLFDFLSYALGIGGTRWRLFTPALIISLLISDSIIVAVGAGVSQGAGLMLGAALLGMFGLATIAGFNKNKTSLNQGGKQGNKN